The following are from one region of the Mesorhizobium sp. B4-1-4 genome:
- the kdpF gene encoding K(+)-transporting ATPase subunit F, with protein sequence MLFDYILGGGVTVFLLAYLTYALVRPERF encoded by the coding sequence ATGCTTTTCGATTACATCCTGGGTGGCGGCGTGACGGTGTTCCTGCTCGCCTACCTGACCTACGCGCTCGTTCGTCCAGAACGCTTCTGA
- a CDS encoding DUF6894 family protein: protein MRREAIRILPDIVRDEMIENDHTAIPVKVRDEDGRLSSGHRLSSFPGGVTDSFQPEHR, encoded by the coding sequence ATGCGGCGCGAAGCGATCCGCATTCTGCCCGACATCGTCCGCGACGAGATGATCGAGAATGATCATACGGCCATCCCCGTCAAGGTACGCGACGAGGACGGACGCCTATCTTCGGGGCATCGCTTGTCGTCTTTTCCAGGTGGTGTGACTGACAGCTTTCAGCCCGAGCACCGATGA
- a CDS encoding BMP family lipoprotein, protein MKRIVLGLLAATAMVLPAFAADVQPAILYDLGGKFDKSFNEAAYHGAEKFKTETGTPYVEFEVSNASQREQALRRFAEDGHNPIVMAGFAWEDALKKVAAEYPDLNFAIIDDAVDLPNVRSLVFKENEGSYLVGIMAAMASKSKKVSFVGGMDIPLIRKFECGYVGGAKAAGATEVIQNMTGDTPAAWNDPAKGGEIAKTQIDQGSDVVYAAAGGTGVGVLQAAADAGKLGIGVDSNQNGLQPGKVLTSMMKRVDVAVYTAFMDGKNGTFKGGVENLGLKEGGVDYAMDDNNKALVTDAMKAAVEKAKADIIAGKIQVHDYTADNACPY, encoded by the coding sequence ATGAAACGTATCGTTCTCGGCCTTCTGGCCGCAACCGCAATGGTTCTTCCGGCTTTTGCCGCGGATGTCCAGCCGGCCATCCTCTATGATCTGGGCGGCAAGTTCGACAAATCGTTCAACGAAGCGGCCTATCACGGCGCCGAGAAGTTCAAGACCGAGACCGGCACGCCCTATGTCGAATTCGAGGTGTCCAATGCCTCGCAGCGCGAGCAGGCGCTGCGCCGCTTCGCCGAGGACGGCCACAACCCGATCGTCATGGCCGGCTTCGCCTGGGAGGATGCGCTGAAGAAGGTCGCGGCCGAATATCCCGATCTCAACTTCGCCATCATCGACGATGCCGTCGACCTGCCCAATGTCCGCTCGCTGGTGTTCAAGGAGAACGAAGGCTCCTACCTCGTCGGCATCATGGCGGCGATGGCCTCGAAGTCGAAGAAGGTCTCCTTCGTCGGCGGCATGGACATCCCGCTGATCCGCAAATTCGAATGCGGCTATGTCGGTGGCGCCAAGGCGGCCGGTGCGACGGAAGTGATCCAGAATATGACCGGCGACACGCCGGCCGCCTGGAACGATCCGGCCAAGGGCGGCGAAATCGCCAAGACGCAGATCGACCAGGGCTCCGACGTGGTCTACGCCGCGGCCGGCGGCACCGGCGTCGGCGTGCTGCAGGCGGCGGCTGATGCCGGCAAGCTCGGCATCGGAGTTGATTCCAACCAGAACGGCCTGCAGCCCGGCAAGGTGCTGACTTCGATGATGAAGCGCGTCGACGTCGCAGTCTACACCGCCTTCATGGACGGCAAGAACGGCACTTTCAAGGGCGGCGTCGAAAACCTCGGCCTCAAGGAAGGCGGCGTCGACTACGCCATGGACGACAACAACAAGGCGCTGGTGACCGATGCGATGAAGGCCGCGGTCGAGAAGGCCAAGGCCGACATTATCGCCGGCAAGATTCAGGTGCACGACTACACGGCCGACAACGCCTGTCCCTATTGA
- a CDS encoding GNAT family N-acetyltransferase: MQPTIEPMQDHDIETVARLRLAAFFEGTGRTLEDDAAGLRKLLAGDGFEAALVVRIDGVPVGSCLLVRDELEPAHDLTPWLAGLVVDIPHRGKGIGTTLVNAIEAHAASVGVETLYLYTWEARDFYAALGWTWVETFEQDGETMLLMSRGLGL, encoded by the coding sequence ATGCAGCCGACAATCGAACCCATGCAGGACCACGACATCGAGACCGTGGCGCGGCTGCGCCTCGCGGCCTTTTTCGAAGGCACGGGAAGGACGCTTGAAGACGATGCGGCAGGACTTCGAAAATTGCTTGCAGGCGACGGGTTCGAGGCGGCCCTAGTCGTCCGGATTGACGGTGTGCCGGTCGGCAGCTGCCTGTTGGTGCGCGACGAATTGGAACCGGCGCACGATCTGACGCCTTGGCTGGCGGGCCTTGTCGTCGACATCCCGCATCGAGGCAAAGGGATTGGCACGACGCTGGTCAATGCGATCGAAGCGCATGCGGCCTCCGTCGGTGTCGAGACGCTTTATCTCTACACCTGGGAAGCGCGCGACTTCTACGCGGCTCTTGGCTGGACTTGGGTGGAGACATTCGAGCAGGATGGCGAGACGATGCTGCTGATGTCGCGTGGACTTGGCCTATAA
- a CDS encoding SlyX family protein codes for MTTPADRLTTLEIRAAEQEKTIEELSGQIAEQWTVIERMQRKLDALTERFLALEEQAGSDVPVTKPPHW; via the coding sequence ATGACCACGCCTGCCGACCGGCTGACGACGCTGGAAATCCGCGCCGCCGAGCAGGAAAAGACCATCGAGGAACTGTCGGGCCAGATCGCCGAGCAGTGGACGGTGATAGAGCGCATGCAGCGTAAGCTCGACGCGCTGACCGAGCGTTTCCTGGCGCTCGAGGAGCAAGCGGGGTCAGACGTGCCGGTGACCAAACCCCCGCACTGGTAG
- a CDS encoding ABC transporter ATP-binding protein, translated as MAQAAIELIGINKSFGAVRANRDINLEIARGTIHGIVGENGAGKSTLMSILYGFYQADGGEIRVGGKPASIKTPNDAIALGIGMVHQHFMLVDNFSVLENIILGAENDALLKSSIAKARSELERLEREYGLEVDPDAIIEELPVGLQQRVEILKALYRGAEILILDEPTGVLTPAEADHLFRILKQLKEQGKTVVLITHKLREIMAITDTVSVMRQGTMVATRETKKTTVEELAELMVGRRVLLRVEKGEAEAGAVKLAVKNLTVRDSRGVTMVDDISFDVRAGEIVGIAGVAGNGQSELLEAISGIRHAVSGSVMLDDKPIDLTGKADPGELRDRGLAHVPEDRHHVGLVLAFEENENSILGYHDDPRYLKGPFLNVDAIMADAKDKIEKYDIRPGNPRLKTANFSGGNQQKIVLAREMEQDPGVLIVGQPTRGVDVGAIEFIHKRLIAMRDQGKAVLVVSVELDEIRSLSDRILVMFAGRIVGERGPEATEGELGLLMAGVEQEAAA; from the coding sequence ATGGCGCAAGCCGCAATCGAACTGATCGGCATCAACAAGAGTTTTGGCGCCGTGCGTGCCAACCGCGACATCAATCTGGAGATCGCGCGCGGCACCATCCACGGCATCGTCGGCGAAAATGGCGCCGGCAAGTCGACGCTGATGTCGATCCTCTACGGTTTCTACCAGGCCGACGGCGGCGAAATCCGCGTCGGCGGCAAGCCGGCATCGATCAAGACGCCCAACGACGCGATCGCGCTCGGTATCGGCATGGTGCACCAGCATTTCATGCTGGTCGACAATTTCTCGGTGCTGGAGAACATCATTCTCGGCGCCGAAAACGATGCGCTCTTGAAGAGCAGCATCGCCAAGGCGCGTTCCGAGCTGGAGCGGCTGGAGCGCGAATACGGGCTGGAAGTCGATCCCGACGCGATCATCGAGGAACTGCCGGTCGGCCTGCAGCAGCGTGTCGAAATTCTCAAGGCGCTCTATCGCGGCGCCGAGATCCTGATCCTCGACGAGCCAACGGGCGTGCTGACGCCTGCCGAGGCCGATCATCTGTTCCGCATCCTCAAGCAGCTGAAGGAACAGGGCAAGACGGTGGTTCTGATCACCCACAAGCTGCGCGAGATCATGGCCATCACCGACACCGTGTCGGTCATGCGCCAAGGGACGATGGTAGCGACCCGGGAGACGAAGAAAACCACCGTCGAGGAACTGGCCGAACTGATGGTCGGGCGCCGTGTGCTTCTGCGGGTCGAAAAGGGCGAAGCGGAAGCCGGTGCCGTCAAGCTCGCGGTCAAGAACCTGACGGTCAGGGATTCCCGTGGCGTCACCATGGTCGACGACATCTCCTTCGACGTGCGCGCCGGCGAGATCGTCGGCATCGCCGGCGTCGCCGGCAACGGCCAATCCGAGCTGCTCGAGGCGATTTCCGGCATCAGACATGCCGTTTCAGGCTCGGTCATGCTCGACGACAAGCCGATCGACCTGACGGGCAAGGCCGATCCCGGCGAATTGCGCGACCGCGGCCTCGCGCATGTGCCGGAGGACCGCCATCATGTCGGGCTGGTGCTGGCCTTCGAGGAGAACGAGAATTCCATTCTCGGCTATCACGACGACCCCCGCTATCTCAAAGGGCCATTCCTCAATGTCGACGCCATCATGGCCGATGCGAAGGACAAGATCGAGAAATACGATATCCGTCCCGGCAATCCGCGCCTGAAGACCGCCAATTTTTCAGGCGGCAACCAGCAGAAGATCGTGCTGGCGCGGGAGATGGAACAGGATCCCGGCGTGCTGATCGTCGGCCAGCCGACGCGCGGCGTCGATGTCGGCGCCATCGAATTCATCCACAAGCGCCTGATCGCCATGCGCGACCAGGGCAAGGCCGTGCTGGTGGTGTCGGTCGAGCTCGACGAAATCCGCTCGCTCTCCGACCGCATCCTGGTGATGTTTGCCGGCCGCATCGTCGGCGAACGCGGCCCCGAAGCCACCGAAGGCGAGCTCGGCCTGCTCATGGCCGGGGTCGAGCAGGAGGCCGCCGCATGA
- a CDS encoding ABC transporter permease, with amino-acid sequence MSTPYAKLPAWADYGLIPLINLAVAFIVAGFVVLLVGENPLRAAVILVEGAFGKGTGIAFTLFYATTFIFTGLSVAVAAHCGLFNIGTEGQAYIAGLGIAIVCLSFDSALPWWLTFPLAIVASALVGALWALIPAYLQAKRGSHIVITTIMFNFIAASIMVYLLVGPLKPAGSQAPQTRNFLAGAELPKLNWIIELFGAKIRSAPLNVTFLLALVMAFLVWLLIWRTRLGYEMRTYGHSPKAARYAGISETRIIITAMMISGALAGMMALNPVMGDQHNVAIDFVSGAGFVGIAVALMGRLHPVGIVLAAILFGMLYQGGAELAFEMPAISRDMIVIIQGLVILFAGALEHMFRPYIQALFASFSPRSVGMEAVKGKGA; translated from the coding sequence ATGAGCACGCCTTACGCCAAATTGCCGGCCTGGGCCGACTATGGGCTGATCCCGCTGATCAATCTGGCCGTGGCTTTCATCGTCGCCGGCTTCGTCGTGCTGTTGGTCGGCGAAAATCCGTTGCGTGCCGCCGTCATCCTGGTCGAGGGCGCCTTCGGCAAGGGAACAGGCATCGCCTTCACTCTCTTCTATGCCACCACCTTCATCTTTACCGGGCTCTCGGTGGCGGTGGCCGCGCATTGCGGCCTGTTCAACATCGGCACCGAGGGGCAGGCCTACATCGCCGGTCTCGGCATCGCCATCGTCTGCCTGTCCTTCGACAGCGCGCTGCCCTGGTGGCTGACATTTCCGCTGGCCATCGTCGCTTCCGCGCTTGTAGGCGCGTTGTGGGCGCTGATCCCGGCCTATCTGCAGGCCAAGCGTGGCTCGCACATCGTCATCACCACCATCATGTTCAACTTCATCGCCGCCTCGATCATGGTCTACCTCCTGGTGGGACCGTTAAAGCCGGCCGGTTCGCAAGCCCCGCAAACCCGGAACTTCCTTGCCGGAGCCGAACTGCCCAAACTCAACTGGATCATCGAGCTGTTCGGCGCCAAGATCCGTTCGGCCCCGCTCAACGTCACCTTCCTGCTGGCCTTGGTCATGGCCTTCCTGGTCTGGCTGCTGATCTGGCGCACCAGGCTCGGCTATGAGATGCGCACCTATGGTCACAGCCCGAAGGCGGCGCGCTACGCCGGCATTTCGGAGACCCGCATCATCATCACCGCGATGATGATCTCGGGCGCGCTTGCCGGCATGATGGCGCTCAATCCGGTGATGGGCGACCAGCACAATGTCGCGATCGACTTCGTCTCCGGCGCCGGCTTCGTCGGCATCGCCGTGGCGCTGATGGGGCGCCTGCACCCGGTCGGCATCGTGCTGGCGGCGATCCTGTTCGGCATGCTCTATCAGGGCGGCGCCGAACTCGCCTTCGAGATGCCGGCGATCAGCCGCGACATGATCGTCATCATCCAGGGATTGGTCATCCTGTTCGCCGGCGCGCTCGAACATATGTTCAGGCCTTACATCCAGGCGCTGTTCGCCTCGTTCAGCCCACGGTCGGTCGGCATGGAAGCGGTCAAGGGAAAGGGCGCCTGA
- a CDS encoding ABC transporter permease: MDVFNAIVQTLDSTIRLSVPLLLACLAGLYSERAGIFDIGLEGKMLVGAFAGAAAASVFHSALLGLGMAILISVAFAMVHGFASITHRGNQIVSGVAINFIAAGSTIILGQAWFQQGGRTPALQPGERFEAIVWPGADAVRDVPIIGPIYAELISGHSLLVYLAFLMVPFTWWVLFRTRFGLRLRAVGENPAAVDTAGISVAWLRYRALICTGILTGVAGAYLSMVQNGGFVKDMTAGKGYIALAALIFAKWKPVNAMFACLLFGFLDALSIRLQGSPLPIIGKVPVQFMQALPYILTVVLLAGFIGKAIPPRAGGVPYVKER, translated from the coding sequence ATGGACGTGTTCAACGCGATCGTCCAGACATTGGACTCGACCATCCGCCTCTCGGTTCCGCTGCTGCTGGCGTGCCTTGCCGGCCTCTATTCGGAACGCGCCGGCATCTTCGACATAGGGCTCGAAGGCAAGATGCTGGTTGGCGCATTCGCGGGGGCGGCCGCGGCGTCGGTCTTCCACTCGGCCTTGCTCGGCCTCGGCATGGCCATCCTGATCTCGGTCGCCTTTGCCATGGTGCACGGCTTCGCCTCGATCACCCATCGCGGCAACCAGATCGTTTCGGGCGTGGCGATCAATTTCATCGCCGCCGGATCGACCATCATCCTCGGCCAGGCCTGGTTCCAGCAGGGCGGACGCACGCCGGCGCTGCAGCCGGGCGAACGGTTCGAAGCGATCGTCTGGCCTGGCGCCGATGCCGTCAGGGATGTGCCGATCATCGGCCCGATCTATGCGGAGTTGATCTCCGGTCATTCGCTGCTGGTCTACCTCGCCTTCCTTATGGTGCCCTTCACCTGGTGGGTGCTGTTTCGCACCCGCTTCGGCCTCAGGCTGCGCGCCGTCGGCGAAAATCCCGCCGCCGTCGACACCGCCGGCATTTCCGTCGCCTGGCTGCGCTACAGGGCGCTCATCTGCACCGGCATCCTCACCGGCGTCGCCGGCGCCTATCTGTCGATGGTGCAGAATGGCGGCTTCGTGAAGGACATGACCGCCGGCAAGGGCTACATCGCGCTGGCCGCGCTGATCTTCGCCAAGTGGAAGCCGGTCAACGCCATGTTCGCCTGCCTTCTGTTCGGCTTCCTCGACGCGCTGTCGATTCGCTTGCAGGGCTCGCCGCTGCCCATCATCGGCAAGGTGCCGGTGCAGTTCATGCAAGCCCTGCCCTATATCCTCACCGTCGTCCTGCTCGCCGGCTTCATCGGCAAGGCGATCCCGCCCCGCGCCGGCGGCGTGCCCTATGTCAAGGAGCGCTGA
- the cdd gene encoding cytidine deaminase → MSHDLFEAAKAAMAKAYAPYSKFPVGAALRTEDGRVFTGANVEVASYPEGWCAETTALGHYIMGGGGKIVEIAVLAERIAKCTPCGGCRQRLAEFCRPETKLYLCDDTGVAETVTMGDMFPYGFRGDILK, encoded by the coding sequence ATGTCGCATGATCTGTTCGAAGCGGCCAAGGCCGCCATGGCCAAGGCCTACGCGCCCTATTCCAAGTTTCCCGTTGGCGCCGCCTTGCGCACTGAAGATGGGCGCGTCTTCACCGGCGCCAACGTCGAGGTCGCCTCCTATCCGGAGGGCTGGTGCGCCGAAACGACCGCGCTTGGCCACTACATTATGGGCGGCGGCGGCAAGATCGTCGAAATCGCCGTCCTTGCCGAACGCATAGCCAAATGCACGCCTTGCGGTGGCTGCCGTCAGCGGCTGGCCGAATTCTGCCGCCCTGAAACCAAGCTCTACCTCTGCGACGACACGGGTGTGGCCGAGACCGTGACCATGGGCGACATGTTCCCCTACGGCTTCCGCGGCGACATTTTGAAGTGA
- a CDS encoding purine-nucleoside phosphorylase, with translation MTEKALDHLIERLDGLAPSTALVLGSGLGVLVERIENPIRVSYADLPGFPRSGVSGHAGEVVAGLFAGTPVLMLSGRAHYYEHGNPAAMRPVLEVLAGIGITKLILTNAAGSLDPDMPPGSVMLITDHINFSGTNPLIGEPSDRRFVGLTEAYDAGIRKAIERAADATGTALHKGVYMWFSGPCFETPAEIRMARIMGANAVGMSTVPEVILARFLGLRVAACSVITNLAAGMTGAELSHQETKDMAPVGGSRLATVLQRVFRDRLLEN, from the coding sequence ATGACGGAAAAGGCGCTGGACCATCTCATCGAAAGGCTGGACGGCCTGGCGCCGTCGACCGCGCTGGTGCTGGGTTCGGGGCTCGGCGTCCTTGTCGAACGGATCGAGAACCCGATCCGCGTCTCCTATGCCGACTTGCCCGGCTTTCCCAGGAGCGGCGTCAGCGGCCATGCCGGTGAAGTGGTGGCCGGTCTGTTCGCCGGCACGCCGGTGCTGATGCTGTCCGGCCGCGCTCACTACTACGAACATGGCAACCCAGCGGCGATGCGGCCGGTGCTGGAAGTGCTTGCCGGCATCGGCATCACAAAACTGATCCTCACCAATGCCGCCGGCTCGCTCGATCCGGACATGCCGCCGGGCTCCGTCATGCTGATCACGGACCACATCAACTTCTCCGGCACCAACCCGCTGATCGGCGAGCCGAGCGACCGCCGCTTCGTCGGCCTGACCGAAGCCTATGATGCCGGCATCCGCAAGGCGATCGAGCGCGCGGCGGACGCGACCGGCACCGCTCTGCACAAGGGCGTCTATATGTGGTTTTCCGGGCCGTGTTTCGAAACACCGGCCGAAATCCGCATGGCGCGCATCATGGGCGCCAACGCGGTCGGCATGTCGACCGTGCCGGAAGTCATTCTGGCCCGCTTCCTTGGGCTGCGGGTCGCCGCCTGCTCGGTCATCACCAACCTTGCCGCCGGCATGACCGGAGCCGAACTTTCGCACCAGGAGACCAAGGACATGGCGCCGGTTGGCGGGTCACGGCTGGCAACGGTTCTTCAGCGCGTGTTCCGCGATAGGCTCCTGGAGAACTGA
- the deoA gene encoding thymidine phosphorylase: MLPQEIIRHKRDGQRLSAREIAAFIDGVTSGAVTDGQAAAFAMAVFFNGMNRDEAVALTLAMRDSGDVLDWSDLPGPVTDKHSTGGVGDNVSLMLAPIVAACGAYVPMISGRGLGHTGGTLDKMDAIPGYISQPDIALFRQAVLETGCAIIGQTADLAPADRRLYAIRDVTATVESVPLITASILSKKLAAGLGSLVLDVKVGNGAFMEKSRDATALANSLVEVASGAGLKVSALITGMNEPLASAAGNAVEVRNAVDFLTGRLRDRRLEDVTLALAAEMLQSAGLVSSNQDGMRRATETLASGRAAATFARMVTVLGGPADFIERPEKYLPEAATEFAVKATTQGFVTSIAARDIGLAVVGLGGGRTRPDDKIDPTVGITRLLPIGAEVQAGDALALIHARSASDAEAAAAAVLSAYAIGASKPPADKTVIRRILPRG; encoded by the coding sequence ATGCTTCCGCAGGAAATCATCCGCCACAAGCGAGACGGCCAGAGGCTCTCGGCTCGCGAAATCGCCGCCTTCATCGACGGCGTGACGTCAGGTGCCGTCACCGATGGCCAGGCCGCGGCTTTTGCCATGGCGGTGTTCTTCAACGGCATGAACCGGGACGAGGCCGTGGCATTGACACTGGCCATGCGCGATTCCGGCGATGTGCTCGACTGGTCGGACCTGCCCGGCCCGGTCACCGACAAGCATTCGACCGGAGGTGTCGGCGACAATGTCTCGCTGATGCTGGCGCCGATCGTCGCCGCCTGCGGCGCCTATGTGCCGATGATCTCGGGGCGTGGCCTTGGCCATACCGGCGGCACGCTGGACAAGATGGATGCGATCCCCGGCTATATCAGCCAGCCCGACATTGCATTGTTTCGCCAGGCGGTACTGGAAACGGGCTGTGCCATCATCGGCCAGACCGCCGACCTCGCGCCGGCCGACCGCCGGCTCTACGCGATCCGCGACGTGACCGCCACTGTGGAATCGGTGCCGCTGATCACCGCCTCGATCCTGTCGAAGAAGCTGGCCGCCGGCCTGGGCTCCCTGGTGCTCGACGTCAAGGTCGGCAATGGCGCCTTCATGGAGAAATCGCGCGATGCGACCGCGCTCGCCAACAGCCTGGTCGAGGTCGCCAGCGGCGCCGGGCTGAAGGTCTCGGCGCTGATCACCGGCATGAATGAACCACTGGCCTCGGCTGCCGGCAACGCCGTCGAGGTGCGCAACGCCGTCGACTTCCTGACCGGCCGTCTTCGCGACCGGCGGCTGGAGGACGTGACCCTGGCGCTGGCGGCCGAAATGCTGCAGTCGGCGGGACTGGTGTCGTCCAACCAGGATGGCATGCGGCGCGCCACCGAGACGCTCGCCAGCGGGCGCGCCGCCGCCACCTTCGCCCGCATGGTGACGGTGCTCGGCGGCCCCGCGGATTTCATCGAGAGGCCGGAAAAATATTTGCCGGAGGCGGCAACGGAATTCGCGGTCAAGGCGACGACACAGGGTTTCGTCACAAGCATAGCCGCCCGCGATATCGGCCTTGCGGTGGTTGGTCTGGGTGGCGGGCGCACCCGGCCCGACGACAAGATCGATCCCACCGTCGGCATCACCAGGCTGCTGCCCATTGGCGCGGAAGTACAAGCCGGAGATGCGCTGGCGCTGATCCATGCCCGCTCCGCGTCCGATGCCGAGGCGGCAGCAGCGGCCGTGCTTTCGGCCTATGCGATCGGCGCTTCGAAACCGCCCGCGGACAAAACCGTCATCCGGCGGATCCTGCCTCGCGGTTAA
- a CDS encoding TIGR02281 family clan AA aspartic protease, whose protein sequence is MLRTLLILGASAGIAASIPMIYQSNPQLIEGLLKSAITAKPATETQPDLKLAAMPDKPAAAQPLGRKFMVEADARGHFTSQFKLNGRQVDGMIDTGATLVAINTSTARRIGLSLSPSDFTRQVNTANGTIKAAVVTVDRLQIGAIQVEDVQAVVLDDKALQTNLIGMSFLTRLQKYQVENGSLLLVQ, encoded by the coding sequence ATGCTGCGTACACTTCTCATTCTTGGTGCGTCCGCCGGAATAGCCGCATCCATCCCGATGATCTATCAGTCAAATCCCCAGCTTATCGAGGGATTGCTGAAATCGGCGATTACCGCCAAGCCGGCCACGGAGACCCAGCCGGACCTGAAACTGGCGGCGATGCCGGACAAGCCGGCTGCAGCGCAACCGCTGGGCCGCAAGTTCATGGTCGAGGCGGACGCGCGCGGACACTTCACATCGCAGTTCAAGCTCAATGGTCGTCAGGTCGACGGCATGATCGATACCGGTGCGACGCTGGTTGCCATCAACACCTCGACCGCCCGCCGGATCGGCCTGTCGCTGAGCCCTTCCGATTTCACGCGCCAGGTCAACACCGCCAACGGCACGATCAAGGCTGCCGTGGTCACGGTCGATCGGCTGCAGATCGGCGCCATCCAGGTGGAAGACGTCCAGGCGGTCGTGCTCGACGACAAGGCGCTTCAAACCAATCTCATAGGCATGAGTTTCCTCACGCGGCTCCAGAAATACCAGGTCGAAAACGGCTCCCTGCTCCTCGTCCAGTAG
- the upp gene encoding uracil phosphoribosyltransferase: protein MKGVTVVDHPLVQHKLTIMRKKETSTAGFRRLLREISLLLGYEVTRNLELTTTTIETPIEEMEAPTLEGKKLVFASVLRAGNGLLEGLLDLVPAARVAHIGLYRDHETLEAVEYFFKAPSDLADRLVIVVDPMLATANSAIAAIDKLKGRGATNIRFLCLLAAPEGIERFTKAHPDVPVFTASIDRQLNEKGYIMPGLGDAGDRMYGTK from the coding sequence ATGAAGGGCGTCACCGTCGTCGATCATCCGCTTGTCCAGCACAAGCTGACCATCATGCGCAAGAAGGAGACCTCGACGGCCGGCTTCAGGCGGCTGCTGCGCGAGATATCACTGTTGCTCGGCTACGAGGTCACCCGCAACCTTGAACTGACCACCACCACCATCGAGACCCCGATCGAGGAGATGGAAGCGCCGACGCTGGAGGGCAAGAAGCTGGTCTTTGCCTCGGTGCTGCGAGCCGGCAACGGCTTGCTGGAAGGCCTGCTCGACCTGGTGCCCGCGGCTCGCGTCGCCCATATCGGCCTCTACCGCGACCACGAGACGCTGGAAGCGGTCGAGTATTTCTTCAAGGCGCCGAGCGATCTCGCCGACCGGCTGGTGATCGTCGTCGATCCGATGCTGGCGACCGCCAATTCGGCGATCGCGGCGATCGACAAGTTGAAGGGGCGCGGCGCCACCAACATCCGCTTCCTGTGCCTGCTGGCGGCGCCCGAAGGCATCGAGCGTTTCACCAAGGCGCATCCGGACGTCCCGGTCTTCACCGCCTCCATCGACCGCCAACTCAATGAGAAGGGCTATATCATGCCTGGGCTCGGCGACGCCGGCGACCGTATGTACGGGACGAAATAG
- a CDS encoding adenosine deaminase, with protein MPLKAELHCHIEGAAAPELVIRQAQKYGKDTSPYIENGSFVWHDFTSFLAAYDFSSDLFRTEEDYARLADHYLTSLARDGAIYSEVFTSPDHATKAGLSPKAYTDALGEGMLRAKAKTGIEGRMIVTGVRHVGVESIEQAARFAARCGHPLVTGFGVAGDERIGDMEDYVRAFEIAREAGLGITVHAGELTGWETVQAALDHIRPSRIGHGVRAIENPELVRRIADEGVVLECCPGSNIALKVFDSFADHPFPALRAAGCKVTLNSDDPPYFWTSLKREYDIAAEHFSMSEKALAAVTRTAIEAAFVDRKTKAMLLGRLDAKVR; from the coding sequence ATGCCTTTGAAAGCGGAACTGCACTGCCACATTGAAGGGGCAGCGGCGCCCGAACTCGTCATCCGCCAGGCGCAGAAATACGGCAAGGATACCTCGCCCTATATCGAGAACGGTTCCTTCGTCTGGCACGATTTCACCTCCTTTCTCGCGGCCTACGATTTCTCCTCCGATCTGTTCCGGACCGAGGAGGACTATGCGCGGCTGGCCGACCACTATCTGACCAGCCTCGCCCGCGACGGGGCGATCTATTCCGAGGTCTTCACCTCGCCCGACCATGCGACGAAAGCCGGGCTGTCGCCCAAGGCCTATACCGACGCGCTCGGCGAAGGCATGCTGCGCGCCAAGGCCAAGACCGGCATAGAGGGCCGCATGATCGTCACCGGCGTGCGCCATGTTGGCGTCGAGTCGATCGAACAGGCGGCGCGTTTCGCGGCGCGCTGCGGTCATCCGCTGGTCACCGGCTTTGGGGTCGCCGGCGATGAGCGGATAGGCGACATGGAAGACTATGTCAGGGCTTTCGAGATCGCCCGCGAAGCCGGGCTCGGCATAACCGTCCATGCCGGCGAACTGACAGGCTGGGAGACCGTACAGGCGGCGCTCGACCACATCCGCCCCTCTCGCATCGGCCACGGCGTGCGCGCCATCGAGAACCCGGAGCTTGTCCGGCGCATTGCCGACGAGGGCGTCGTGCTGGAATGCTGCCCCGGTTCCAACATCGCGCTCAAGGTGTTCGACAGTTTTGCCGACCATCCATTTCCCGCCCTGCGGGCCGCCGGCTGCAAGGTGACGCTCAATTCCGACGACCCGCCCTATTTCTGGACCTCGCTGAAGCGCGAATACGATATCGCCGCCGAGCATTTTTCAATGAGCGAAAAGGCGCTGGCGGCGGTCACCAGAACCGCTATCGAAGCGGCCTTCGTCGACAGGAAGACCAAGGCGATGCTGCTGGGTCGGCTGGACGCGAAGGTTCGGTGA